tttaaaaaaatatctctcTCTGATGAAAGTGTCTGGTGAGGAAGTCTGTTGTAATAACCAGGTAATTACTCCATATGGGTAACTAACACTCCATACGGTAATTAACATTCCATATGGGTAACTAACACTCCATACGGTAATTAACATTCCATATGGGTAACTAACACTCCATACGGTAATTAACATTCCATATGGGTAACTAACACTCCATACGGTAATTAACATTCCATATGGGTAACTAACACTCCATACGGTAATTAACATTCCATATGGGTAACTAACACTCCATACGGTAATTAACATTCCATATGGGTAACTAACACTCCATACGGTAATTAACATTCCATATGGGTAACTAACACTCCATACGGTAATTAACACTCCATATGGGTAACTAACACTCCATATGGGTAACTAACGCTCCATAAGGTAATTAACACTCCATATGAATTATAAAAAATCCATATGGATAATTAACGATctatatgaataataaacactCCATAACAATAATTAACACTCCAGAAGGTAATTAACACTCCATATGAAGATGGACAATGGGTGTAATAAATTAACGAGCTGTAATAAAAGTGTAAACGTGTATTTATAATTTCGATTTTAGTTTTAATTAgacatttaatgttaaattgtATTCCTCGGTACATGTTCTGTACCGTCCAAGATTTAATTTTGCAAACTATTTAAAATCACAATTTTTCTAGAGACTCAGTCATCAGTCAGCGCGCCATCCAGTGGCCTGTGATGGTATTACAACGCGGTGTCCTGTGTGTTCTGGTCACAAACTGGGAATTAGGTCtattttacataattattataaaaactataattattatcatttatatcaACAGCGAGCTTTTAtgactattatattatatatgaatatgttACTAATGAcgtaaataaaaaactataataacaacaataaccacgtgtagagtttatataaaaaatacgtgtttatattcttatatttatgctgaaaaataacaaaatatttttataaacgtATTTATTATCTACACAAAGCTTTTACTTTGTATACAAATGAATCTCCGtagaaataaatagacattAAAACATCACAAAGTCTCTGGGATTAGTCATGAGTATTATATACACGAGGGatcacaaagaaaaagaaattacgTTTGTAATTACGTCTTAATGTGATTTCTCATTTCTcacaataagaaagaaaaacaaacaaaaaaaaacagaaaatacagaaaaaaaaatgagttaaaaatgaATTGCAGGACGGAGCTTCCGGGGGAACAACTTCCGGGTTTTCTGTGACGTCCCCGGAAGTGGCCTGCACCATGACGGTTTTGTGTACATTATGTAGAGGAATATTTCAGGATGTGAAACACAAACGTGTCCCGAACTGACTGAAGATTCTGCAGCAGCTTCTCCACAAACATCGCGGTAAAGTTCACGCCTGTAAATGTGAGGTTGTTTACTGCAGTGTACTGAATAGCGGAGCTGTTAGCTTAATGCTAACTGATGTAGCTGCTAATAAAGTGAGAGTTTAACACGTTTCTGTGACGTGATTCACGCGCAACAGCACGACATTCACGTGCGTTATCGTTCATCATCTCTCACTGCACGGTGTTAAGTGTGTGATCAGTTCTGCGGTTTATCGCGATATTTTACACGATATTTTACACGATATTTTCTTCTCAGGTTTATCAATAATGATGTAGAGAATTTCCGCAGTCACGTGACAGCAgtttgtaaacaaacacaacactcattTGTTCACAGGGTCAGGGGTCACCATAAGGACCTGATTATTTcacctcttttcttctcttcagtgTCACCATGACGACGATCGTCCACGACGCCTCGGAGTCTGTGCTCCTGTGTCGAGAACACAACCTGTACTTAAAACCCATCGCCAAGATGACCATCAGCGTGTCGCTCCCTCAGCTCAAGCTGCCTGGGAAATCCATCTCCAACTGGGAGGTGATGGAGCGCCTGAAGAACATGGTTCACCCTGAGCAGTTTTCCTCACTCCGGATCTCCAAAAGCACCATGGATTACATCCGCTTTGAGGGGGAGGCGGAGAACAAGAGCGCCGTCAAGCGATTTTTAGCCAATTTGGATGGGAAGTGTATCAAACTCAGTGGCTTCACCGACGTGCTGAAGGTGCGTGCTGCTGAAACTAAGATGGACTTTCCAACACGTCACGATTGGGACTCGTTTTTCAGAGACGCTAAGGACATGAATGAGACGGTCCCGGGTGAGAGACCGGACACCGTCCATCTTGAAGGACTTCCATGTAAGTGGTTTGCTCTGAAAGACGCTTCGTCAGACAAACCTTCAGAAGAAGccctgaagtgtgtgtttgaaaaatTCGGGAAGATCCGGAACGTCGACATTCCCATGCTCGATCCGTACAGGGAGGAAATGACGGGGAAGAACTTCAACACCTTCTCGTTCGGCGGCCATTTAAACTTCGAAGGTTACGTCCAGTACGAGGATCACACAGGGTTTGTGAGGGCAATGAGCTCACTGCGAGGGATGAAGCTGCTCTATAAGGGGGAGGACGGGAAGGCCATGGCCTGTGGCATTAAGGTACATCCTGCTTCCTGACCTTCAGACTCACAGTTCAGTTTATAAGAAGGTTTGGACTTAATCACAGCAGATTGTCTCGACTTTTCTGCCTGATTAGGGACGTATAATAAGAGCAGACTGATTTAACTGTTGGTTAGATGTTTGTTTCTCAGAGCTTTTAGTGCTCCGTATCAGGAGCTTCATCattcttattgttgttgtgattattatataaaaagctGATTTAATATTCACTGAATCTCCTCCAGGTGAGTTTCGACACAACCAAACACCTGAGTGACTCCTCACTGAAAAAGCGACACCAGGAGCGCTTGAAGCTTCAGGAGCTGGAAAGGCAGAGAGAGGagcagaaaagaagagagaaggaggaggaggagaggcgCAGGGATGAAGAACGGTAGAGTTTCAGTGTGTAGGGActaatttgtgttttattacaggGTTCCTCCTGTACACCACCTCAGGTTATGTCCCCATGTCCCTCAGGttatgactctgtgtgtgtatgcgtgtgtgtgcgtgtgtgtgcgtgcgtgcgtgtgcgtgtgtgtgtgtgtgtgtgtgcgtgtatgtgcgtgcgtgtgcgtgtgtgtgtatgtgcgtgtgtgtgtgcgtgtgtgcgtttgtgtatgtgcgtgtgtgtgtatgtgtgagagtgtgtgtgtgtgtgtgtgtgtgtgtatgtatgtatgcgtgtgtgtgcgtgtgtgtgcgtgcgtgcgtgtgtgtgtgtgtgtgcgtgtatgtgcgtgcgtgtgtgtgtatgtgcgtgtgtgtgtatgtgcgtgtgtgtgtatgtgcgtgtgtgtgtatgtgcgtgtgtgtatgtgcgtgtgtgtgtgcgtgtgtgtgcgtttgtgtatgtgcgtgtgtgtgtatgtgtgtgcacgcgcgtgtgtgtgtgtgtgtgtgtgtgtgtgtgtgactgacacCCTACAACTTGTTTGTTCTATTGTGATGTTCTTGCTGTAGAAAGCAGCGCGAgctggaggaggaagagaaggaaaagaggagagaagagaagctgCGTAAACGAGAGCAGAAGCTGAAGGAGCGCGAGGAAAAAAAGAACCAGAAAAAAGTGAGGAAGCAGCAGGAGGAAGAGCAAAAGAAACTGCACCAGAAAATTGCCATGGAGGAGAGGAAGCTGCTGCTGGTGCAGAGGAACCTTCAGTCCATCCGGCTCATCGCTGAGCTGCTGAGCAGAGCCAAGGTTAGACTTTTTATCCCTTTATAGTTACCTTTAGCTTCCAAACAGGAGGAAGGttttttacagaacaaacagaatTCTTCCTTCTTTAAGGTGGAGAattgagctgttactatagaaacagttgAGTGTGATTATGAACCTTGGTATACTTCACACGTGAGCTAGCATTAGCGTCTGTTGTAGATGATGTGCTGAATGTGTTTGATTCTCAGGCTATAAGGCAGCAGCAGCTGGAGCGAGAGAAGGCTGAACTCGCACGCTTGCAGAAAGAGGCAGAGATTCAGCGTCAGCAGGAGGCGGAGCTTCGGCTTCAACAGGAGGCGGAGCTGA
The genomic region above belongs to Tachysurus vachellii isolate PV-2020 chromosome 8, HZAU_Pvac_v1, whole genome shotgun sequence and contains:
- the akap17a gene encoding A-kinase anchor protein 17A, which gives rise to MTTIVHDASESVLLCREHNLYLKPIAKMTISVSLPQLKLPGKSISNWEVMERLKNMVHPEQFSSLRISKSTMDYIRFEGEAENKSAVKRFLANLDGKCIKLSGFTDVLKVRAAETKMDFPTRHDWDSFFRDAKDMNETVPGERPDTVHLEGLPCKWFALKDASSDKPSEEALKCVFEKFGKIRNVDIPMLDPYREEMTGKNFNTFSFGGHLNFEGYVQYEDHTGFVRAMSSLRGMKLLYKGEDGKAMACGIKVSFDTTKHLSDSSLKKRHQERLKLQELERQREEQKRREKEEEERRRDEERKQRELEEEEKEKRREEKLRKREQKLKEREEKKNQKKVRKQQEEEQKKLHQKIAMEERKLLLVQRNLQSIRLIAELLSRAKAIRQQQLEREKAELARLQKEAEIQRQQEAELRLQQEAELRRVEGEKARALELQRKERELRDRLLENLLKKSTNQEVGSNGEVQEWEGPSTELPQGEEPNKISTSVTRVHHESKSRKEEERGTSRDWKHSCGRSQSQNRSGQRRSSNRRHQDGRSRSGSGQRRSRRSARGRSLSRSRSRRRHSQDRRDQKKSGRGHRYSHGRSSSSSSGRSTSHSSSRGRSRRARRH